One stretch of Ipomoea triloba cultivar NCNSP0323 chromosome 8, ASM357664v1 DNA includes these proteins:
- the LOC116027059 gene encoding lignin-forming anionic peroxidase-like: MAVHFICSSSAAWFRRGSSDVRKLLFRRNCFISSSGKPSLGTVLISRNGNFVAAMNGLLPNVSCHLQMKLCYYINWPKPCTISLSIYNIYMASHTMPCIAPLSCLLLLLSSFSQCQAQLSPTFYDKTCPNALNIIRTAVRQAVSTECRMAASLVRLHFHDCFVQGCDAYLIRRRVAMLILLDESPTIKSEKTALPNLGSARGYDVIEAAKGELEKACPGIVSCADVLSLAARDATVAVGGPSWTVKLGRRNSTMASRTIDLPSPFDNLDRLISNFVSKGLNTRDLVALSGAHTLGQAQCFLFHDRIYGNGTDIDADFANTRRRNCPKDTGNGNLAPLDLVTPNSFDNNYYKNLLQKKGLLQSDQVLFSGGATDNIVSEYARSPQAFQTDFASAMIKMSEIQPLTGQNGIIRKVCGGLN, translated from the exons atggCAGTACACTTCATTTGCAGCAGCAGCGCAGCATGGTTTCGTAGAGGTTCTAGCGACGTCCGCAAATTGCTTTTTCGACGCAattgcttcatttcttcatctGGGAAACCGTCGTTAGGTACAGTCCTCATATCACGGAATGGAAATTTTGTTGCAGCCATGAATGGTCTCTTGCCCAATGTTTCTTGCCACTTACAAATGAAGCTTTG TTATTACATTAACTGGCCTAAACCTTGCACCATTtctctatctatatataatatatatatggcttcTCATACTATGCCATGCATTGCACCTTTATCATGTTTGCTTCTGCTGCTTTCCTCCTTCTCGCAATGCCAAGCGCAGCTCTCCCCTACATTTTACGACAAAACATGCCCTAACGCTCTAAACATCATTCGCACTGCCGTAAGGCAAGCCGTGTCCACTGAGTGTCGCATGGCTGCTTCCTTGGTTCGTCTCCATTTCCACGACTGCTTTGTCCAGGGTTGCGATGCTTATCTTATTAGACGA AGGGTTGCGATGCTTATCTTATTAGACGAGTCACCGACCATTAAGAGCGAAAAGACAGCGTTGCCCAACCTTGGCTCTGCTAGGGGTTATGATGTGATAGAGGCTGCAAAGGGCGAGCTAGAGAAAGCTTGTCCTGGTATTGTATCTTGTGCTGATGTATTGTCTTTGGCTGCACGTGATGCAACTGTTGCTGTGGGAGGTCCGTCTTGGACAGTGAAGCTGGGAAGAAGAAATTCCACCATGGCTAGTCGTACCATAGATCTCCCTAGCCCTTTCGACAATCTAGATAGACTTATATCCAACTTTGTAAGCAAAGGTCTTAATACAAGAGACCTGGTTGCCTTGTCTGGTGCACATACTCTCGGCCAAGCTCAATGCTTCCTATTTCACGATAGAATATATGGCAATGGTACTGACATTGATGCCGATTTTGCTAACACTAGAAGACGGAATTGTCCAAAAGACACCGGAAATGGAAATTTGGCACCCCTTGATTTGGTGACACCCAATTCCTTTGATAACAACTACTATAAGAACCTGTTGCAAAAGAAAGGTCTGCTTCAATCGGATCAAGTTCTATTCAGCGGTGGAGCAACAGACAACATAGTTTCAGAATATGCAAGGAGCCCTCAGGCATTTCAAACAGATTTCGCGTCAGCAATGATTAAAATGTCTGAAATTCAGCCTCTCACAGGTCAAAATGGGATCATTAGGAAGGTCTGTGGTGGTTTGAACTag